The Lutibacter profundi region TGTTAGCTACTGCTTCAGCGGTAGTTCCCATTCCCCAATAATAATCTTCATGGCCAGCTTTTACAACGTCATAATTTAATTCAGGTTTGTAACCGCCCATAGGTACTGAACTCATACTTTCTGTTCCTCCTGCAATAATACAATCGGCCATACCTGCTGCTATTTTTGCTGAAGCCATAGCAATAGTTTCAATTCCAGAAGAACAAAAGCGGTTTACAGTAACACCAGGAATATCTACAGAATTTAATCCCATTAATGAAATTAAACGTCCCATATTTAAACCTTGTGAGCCTTCTGGCATTGCACAACCAACCATAACATCATCAATTCTTGAGATTTCTAGTTGCGGTACTTGTTTTAATAAATATTGAATGGTTTCTGCAGCTAAATCATCAGATCTTTTAAATCTGAAAACACCTCTAGGTGCTTTACCTACTGCAGTTCTATATCCTTTTATTATATATGCTGTTTTCATTTTATATTAGATTTTAGGATTGAGTATTGAGTATTGAGATTTTAGTTTCAAGACTTTTTTGAAATGAATAGTTCATCTTTTGAACTTCGGTAATTAAATCTAGAACTGGTTGAACTTTTTCTTTTGAAATTAGACCAAGCTCTATAGTTAAAATTAATTGGGTATGAAGTTCATATGCAGATCCATTTGCGATACTCAAAAAATGTTTAAATTCTTTATTTGAATTCCTTCCAGCACCTTCAGCAATATTTGAAGGTATTGAAACAGAACTCCTTTTAATTTGAGAAATTAATCCATATTTTTCATTAGAAGGAAGAGCAGTAATAAGTTGATAAACTAACATTGTTAATTTTATCGATTTTTTCCAGATTTTTAACTCTTCAATTTTATGCATAACTACTTCTAATTACTAAATACTTTGTTCTCAATACTAATTACGTAAAGGTTTACCTGTTTTTAAAGTATGCTCAATTCGTTGTAGTGTTTTTTTCTCTGTTAATAAAGAAAGAAAAGCTTCACGTTCTAAATCGAGTAAATATTGTTCAGAAACATACGTAGGTTCAGATAAATCTCCACCAGACATTACGTAGGCTATTTTATTACCAATTAATTTATCATGTTCTGAAATATAAAATCCTTTTTCCATAGCATCAGTTCCAACCAAAAACATACCTAATGCTTGTTTACCTAATACTTTAACTTTTTGTGGAGTAGGTTGGGTATAACCATCTTTTACCATTTGTAGCGCGTAACGTTTTGCAGTAGCAATTTGCCTATCTCTGTTAACAACTACAATATCTTTACCTGGTTTCAAAATGTCTAAATCAAATGCTTCATGAGCTGAAGTACTTACTTTGGCCATTGCAATGGCTAAAAAGTGTTCTCTTAACCTGTTTAGTTCAACATCACCATCTTTAAAAGTTTCTGCGGCTCTTAAGGTCATTTCTTTTGTGCCTGCACCACCAGGTAATAACCCTACTCCAAATTCTACCAAACCAATGTATGATTCAGCAGCGGCTACAACTTTATCAGCGTGTAAAGTCATTTCACAACCACCGCCAAGTGTCATTCCGTGAGGGGCAACAATAGTTGGGATACTTGAGTAACGCAACCTCATAACAGTATCTTGGAATGCTTTAATTGCAAATCCAAGTTCATCGTATTCTTGTTCAACAGCAGTCATAAATACCATAGCTAAATTAGCGCCTACTGAAAAATTAGGTGCTTGGTTACCAATAATAACAGCTTCATATTCTTGTTCTGCTAAATCAATTCCCTTATTAATAGCCTGAATTACGCCACTACCAATAGTATTCATTTTTGAACGGAATTCTACATTTAAAATTCCATCACCTAAATGTTGAATTACAGCTTCTGAATTACTCCAAATTGTTTTTGTTTCTCTAATATTATCAAGAATAATAAAACTATCTTGTCCTGGTATTTTTTCTTGTTTTTTAGAAGGGATTGCATAGTAATACTTGGTACCATCTTTTATGGTATAGAAAGATTGATTACCACTTTTAAGCATTTCAGTAATCCAATTGGCTACAGGAATGTTTTCAGCTTGCATTAATTCTATTCCTTTTTCAATTCCAATAGCATCCCAAATTTGGAATGGTCCGTGTCCCCAGCCAAAACCAGCTTTCATAGCGTCATCTAATCGGTATAATTCGTCTGAAATTTCAGGAATTCTATTTTGAACATATCCAAACATAGCAGCGAAATTTTTTCTATAAAATTCACCAGCTTTATCTTTTCCTTTTACCAATATTTTAAATCTATCAATTACATTATCAATAGTTTTAGTCATTTCAAGTGTTGCAAATTTGGCTTTTTTACTAGGTCTGTATTCTAAAGTATCTAGGTCTAACGACAAGATGGATTTTTTACCGTTTTCAACAACTCTTTTGTAAAAACCTTGCTTGGTTTTACTGCCTAACCATTTGTTCTCCATCATTTTATTGATGAAATCTGGCAGTTTGAATAGTTCATGAGCTTCATCATTTGGGCAATTTTCATAAATACCATTTGCAACATGAACTAAGGTGTCTAGGCCAACAACATCAACAGTTCTAAAAGTTGCAGATTTTGGTCTTCCAATAACAGGCCCTGTTAATTTATCAACTTCTTCAACAGTTAAACCTAATTCTTTAACTTGGTGGAATAAACTCATAATTCCAAAAATACCAACTCTATTTCCAATAAAAGCAGGAGTATCTTTAGCTAAAACCGAAGTTTTTCCTAAGAATTTTTCACCGTACATCATTAAAAAGTCAGTTACTTCTTGTTTGCAGTTTGGTCCTGGAACTACTTCAAATAATTTTAAGTATCGAGGAGGATTAAAGAAGTGAGTTACGGCAAAGTGTTGTTGAAAATCTTCACTTCTACCTTCATTCATAAACTGAATAGGAATACCTGAAGTATTTGAAGAAACCAATGTTCCTGGTTTGCGATATTTTTCAATTTTTTCAAAAACCAGTTGTTTAATATCTAAGCGTTCAACAACAACTTCAATAATCCAATCAACATCCTTAATTTTAGAAATATCATCTTCTAAATTGCCTGTAGAAATTCTATCAGCAAATTTTTTATTGTAAATAGGTGAAGGCTTTGATTTTAGTGCGGCTTTCAAACTGTCGTTTACCAATCTGTTACGTACAGCTTTGTCTTCTAGTGTAAGTCCTTTTGCTTTTTCTGAAGCGTTTAGTTCGCGAGGAATAATATCCAAGAGCAAAACTTCTACACCAACATTTGCAAAATGACAGGCAATACCTGATCCCATAATTCCGGAACCAATTACAGCTACTTTTTTTATTGGTCTTTTCATTTTTTAGATTTTATGTTTTTATTTAGTCGAATTTGTATCAAAAACCTTTTTATTCGTTATTAATTTATTAATAGTTTCGGTAACTTCGAAAAAGTGCTTAATTTTTTCGGTTGAAATATTTTTTTTAACAGTTTCATTAAATAGTATTACATGTTCACGAGATATTTTACGTTTTTCAATACCAAAATTTGTTAATTTTATAAGTACACTTCTACCATCTTCAGGGTTTTTTTCTCTATAAATTAATTTTTTATCTTCCATACTTTTAAGTATACGAGATAAGCTGGTAGATTCCATTCCCATTAATGGTCCAAGTGATGTTGATGGAGTTCCATTCTCAATATCTATATTTAATAAAACGAATGCCATAGCCATTGTGCTATTGTGCTTGGCT contains the following coding sequences:
- a CDS encoding four helix bundle protein, which produces MHKIEELKIWKKSIKLTMLVYQLITALPSNEKYGLISQIKRSSVSIPSNIAEGAGRNSNKEFKHFLSIANGSAYELHTQLILTIELGLISKEKVQPVLDLITEVQKMNYSFQKSLETKISILNTQS
- a CDS encoding 3-hydroxyacyl-CoA dehydrogenase/enoyl-CoA hydratase family protein, whose product is MKRPIKKVAVIGSGIMGSGIACHFANVGVEVLLLDIIPRELNASEKAKGLTLEDKAVRNRLVNDSLKAALKSKPSPIYNKKFADRISTGNLEDDISKIKDVDWIIEVVVERLDIKQLVFEKIEKYRKPGTLVSSNTSGIPIQFMNEGRSEDFQQHFAVTHFFNPPRYLKLFEVVPGPNCKQEVTDFLMMYGEKFLGKTSVLAKDTPAFIGNRVGIFGIMSLFHQVKELGLTVEEVDKLTGPVIGRPKSATFRTVDVVGLDTLVHVANGIYENCPNDEAHELFKLPDFINKMMENKWLGSKTKQGFYKRVVENGKKSILSLDLDTLEYRPSKKAKFATLEMTKTIDNVIDRFKILVKGKDKAGEFYRKNFAAMFGYVQNRIPEISDELYRLDDAMKAGFGWGHGPFQIWDAIGIEKGIELMQAENIPVANWITEMLKSGNQSFYTIKDGTKYYYAIPSKKQEKIPGQDSFIILDNIRETKTIWSNSEAVIQHLGDGILNVEFRSKMNTIGSGVIQAINKGIDLAEQEYEAVIIGNQAPNFSVGANLAMVFMTAVEQEYDELGFAIKAFQDTVMRLRYSSIPTIVAPHGMTLGGGCEMTLHADKVVAAAESYIGLVEFGVGLLPGGAGTKEMTLRAAETFKDGDVELNRLREHFLAIAMAKVSTSAHEAFDLDILKPGKDIVVVNRDRQIATAKRYALQMVKDGYTQPTPQKVKVLGKQALGMFLVGTDAMEKGFYISEHDKLIGNKIAYVMSGGDLSEPTYVSEQYLLDLEREAFLSLLTEKKTLQRIEHTLKTGKPLRN
- a CDS encoding MarR family winged helix-turn-helix transcriptional regulator, coding for MLKEQTIDHILRATWQAVAKMYNEQAAKHNSTMAMAFVLLNIDIENGTPSTSLGPLMGMESTSLSRILKSMEDKKLIYREKNPEDGRSVLIKLTNFGIEKRKISREHVILFNETVKKNISTEKIKHFFEVTETINKLITNKKVFDTNSTK